One part of the Streptomyces lydicus genome encodes these proteins:
- a CDS encoding transglycosylase family protein codes for MPSPHAKRSVVTILSVLLAVLSVLGLAAPAVATGAPLGSPVPDWERIAACESNGRWHINSGNGYHGGLQIDPATWRAYGGGQYAPRADLASRDEQISVARRIVRDRGMSAWPNCSYTTGTRAVPQQAPPAAHSYVVRPGDCLSAIAERTGTPGGAKALYHLNKHRLPDGADRIYPGQRLRLRA; via the coding sequence ATGCCGTCGCCCCACGCCAAGCGTTCCGTCGTGACGATCCTGTCCGTGCTGCTGGCGGTGCTGAGCGTCCTCGGCCTCGCCGCCCCCGCCGTGGCGACCGGTGCTCCCCTCGGTTCCCCGGTGCCCGACTGGGAGCGCATCGCCGCCTGCGAGAGCAACGGCCGCTGGCACATCAACTCCGGCAACGGCTACCACGGCGGCCTGCAGATCGACCCCGCCACCTGGCGCGCGTACGGCGGCGGCCAGTACGCCCCGCGCGCCGACCTCGCCAGCCGCGACGAGCAGATCTCCGTCGCCCGGCGCATCGTCCGCGACCGCGGCATGTCCGCCTGGCCCAACTGCTCCTACACCACCGGCACCCGCGCGGTCCCGCAGCAGGCTCCGCCCGCCGCCCACTCCTATGTCGTACGCCCCGGCGACTGCCTCTCCGCCATCGCCGAACGCACCGGCACCCCTGGTGGCGCCAAGGCCCTCTACCACCTCAACAAGCACCGTCTCCCCGACGGCGCCGATCGCATCTACCCGGGCCAGCGGCTGCGCCTGCGGGCGTGA
- a CDS encoding class I SAM-dependent methyltransferase: MVSGTSGTTEVRGGTSVGVATAARWVRRWEDQQQHYAVDRDERLTVIADVVEHTTAGLAEPLVVDLGCGPGALAARLAARLPHAAIVAVDADPLLLGLGRAYYGPAVRFVEAVIGRPGWLGALALDRPLDAAVSTTALHYLGEAALRRVYRDLADRLRPGGVLVNGDHLRQDAGRLCEIARAVGRRRAERRRVRSHEDWDSWWAAAHADPALAGLLAERRTRPLPASEGEHLTLSAHLTLLREAGFRHAGPVWQFGNSHVVVAVR, encoded by the coding sequence GTGGTGTCGGGGACGAGCGGAACGACAGAGGTACGGGGCGGCACGAGCGTCGGCGTCGCCACGGCGGCACGCTGGGTGCGGCGCTGGGAGGACCAGCAGCAGCACTACGCGGTCGACCGCGACGAGCGGCTCACGGTGATCGCCGACGTCGTCGAACACACCACCGCCGGCCTTGCCGAACCGCTGGTCGTCGACCTCGGCTGCGGCCCGGGCGCCCTGGCGGCCCGGCTGGCGGCCCGGCTCCCGCACGCCGCGATCGTGGCCGTCGACGCCGACCCTCTCCTGCTCGGGCTGGGGCGCGCGTACTACGGCCCGGCCGTCCGCTTCGTCGAGGCCGTGATCGGCCGCCCCGGCTGGCTCGGCGCCCTGGCCCTGGACCGCCCCCTGGACGCCGCGGTCTCCACCACCGCCCTGCACTACCTCGGCGAGGCGGCCCTGCGCCGCGTCTACCGCGACCTGGCCGACCGCCTGCGCCCCGGCGGCGTCCTGGTCAACGGCGACCACCTCCGGCAGGACGCCGGACGGCTGTGCGAGATCGCCCGCGCCGTCGGCCGCCGCCGGGCCGAACGCCGGCGCGTCCGCTCCCACGAGGACTGGGACTCCTGGTGGGCCGCCGCACACGCCGACCCCGCACTCGCCGGCCTGCTCGCCGAACGCCGCACCCGCCCGCTGCCCGCCAGCGAGGGCGAACACCTCACCCTCTCCGCCCACCTCACGCTGCTGCGCGAGGCCGGCTTCCGCCACGCCGGGCCGGTCTGGCAGTTCGGCAACAGCCACGTGGTGGTCGCGGTGCGCTGA